In the genome of Tannockella kyphosi, one region contains:
- a CDS encoding glycosyltransferase family 2 protein has protein sequence MDNLVSVVIPVYNREKYIERCVNSIQQQTYRNIEIIIVNDGSTDSSLSICKQLQENDNRIKLYSQENKGVSFARNVGIRNSTGTYLLFVDSDDYIEKETIEVAIPRMRDDADMVMFGIKVINKLGHTHPHGQTEGPLTVGTMMEDYFLAINGILHNSPCNKVYQKQILEKHKILFDENVKNGEDVLFNFEYYQYIKNILYIDNYFYYYYSHKNQSSDTYNEDHLNSVLYRFNKEKILYKNIMKKEVDIIKSNQMFLSYIKRTCFNNHLSPYEYKKKLQFLKEYINNSEVQGLLSTYKPDKLVNYIYYVFFKSNSATLVYWLTKLHRNVNIIRKSY, from the coding sequence ATGGACAATTTAGTTAGTGTAGTAATTCCTGTTTATAATAGAGAAAAATATATAGAAAGATGTGTTAATAGTATTCAACAACAAACCTATCGTAACATAGAAATCATTATAGTAAATGATGGATCAACTGATTCATCCTTATCTATTTGTAAACAACTACAAGAAAATGACAATCGAATAAAGTTATACTCACAAGAAAACAAAGGAGTATCCTTTGCTAGAAATGTAGGGATACGTAACAGTACAGGTACTTATCTTTTGTTTGTAGATAGTGATGACTATATTGAAAAAGAAACAATAGAAGTTGCTATACCTAGAATGAGAGATGACGCTGATATGGTAATGTTTGGCATTAAAGTTATCAACAAACTAGGACATACTCATCCTCATGGGCAAACAGAAGGTCCTTTAACGGTTGGAACAATGATGGAAGATTATTTTCTTGCTATAAATGGAATATTACATAATAGTCCTTGTAATAAAGTTTATCAAAAGCAAATATTAGAGAAACATAAGATATTATTTGATGAAAACGTGAAAAATGGGGAAGATGTCTTATTTAATTTTGAATATTATCAATATATAAAAAATATTTTATATATTGATAACTATTTTTATTACTATTATTCTCATAAAAACCAAAGTTCAGATACATATAATGAAGATCACCTTAATAGTGTTTTATATCGCTTTAACAAAGAAAAAATATTATATAAAAATATAATGAAAAAAGAAGTGGATATTATAAAATCAAATCAAATGTTTTTAAGCTATATCAAACGTACGTGCTTTAATAATCACTTAAGTCCTTATGAATATAAAAAGAAATTGCAGTTTTTAAAAGAATATATTAATAATTCTGAGGTCCAAGGATTATTATCTACCTATAAACCTGATAAATTGGTTAATTATATCTATTATGTGTTTTTTAAATCAAATAGTGCAACACTAGTCTATTGGCTAACTAAATTACATAGAAATGTAAATATTATTAGAAAATCATACTAA
- the rplK gene encoding 50S ribosomal protein L11 codes for MSKKVARIMKIQFPAGGAKPGPALAGAGIQMPKFCTAFNDQTRDRMGETVPVVLTVYEDKNFEFVLKTAPCAEVIKKACGIKKGASNSGAATVATLSAAKLKEIAEYKMPDLNANDIDAAMKIVAGTARNMGVSVEGFDA; via the coding sequence GTGAGTAAAAAAGTTGCAAGAATTATGAAAATTCAATTCCCAGCTGGAGGAGCTAAACCAGGTCCTGCATTAGCTGGAGCAGGGATTCAAATGCCTAAATTCTGTACTGCTTTCAATGATCAAACAAGAGATCGTATGGGTGAAACTGTACCTGTAGTGTTAACAGTATATGAAGATAAGAACTTTGAATTTGTATTAAAAACTGCGCCTTGTGCGGAAGTTATTAAAAAAGCTTGTGGAATTAAAAAAGGAGCAAGCAATAGTGGAGCAGCAACAGTTGCTACATTATCAGCGGCTAAGTTAAAAGAAATCGCTGAATACAAAATGCCTGATTTAAATGCAAATGATATCGATGCTGCAATGAAAATTGTTGCTGGTACAGCTCGTAATATGGGTGTTAGTGTAGAAGGTTTCGACGCTTAA
- a CDS encoding glycosyltransferase family 2 protein, giving the protein MKLSVVMPTYNETREQIIDSIESILNQTYTDFEYVIVCDNPNNKEVTDVLEEYKIKDNRIVIVMNEKNMGIPYSLNRGVEVSKGQYIARMDADDYSFPNRFMIQMDLLEKENVDLVCSNMIVETETNTYSTNRKDEIDEILLNYCCIAHSSVIFKKQAFQEAGGYRMLQPAEDYDLWLRFLSLHKKMRLIEEDLVIYRYRSQGVSSSNAYEQMLMTEYCRQLYQERVLKGYDSCSKESYLMFLNKQGIKGDMKQYNKAFNMYLKGTSYIKKGNPKGICYLLLSFKKPKVPIQCIHRYIKKRIRIITNV; this is encoded by the coding sequence ATGAAATTATCTGTTGTAATGCCAACCTATAATGAAACAAGAGAACAAATAATAGATTCTATTGAATCTATTTTAAACCAAACATATACAGATTTTGAATATGTTATTGTTTGTGATAACCCAAACAATAAGGAAGTAACAGATGTGTTAGAAGAATATAAAATAAAAGATAATCGTATTGTTATTGTTATGAATGAAAAGAACATGGGAATACCTTATAGTTTAAATAGAGGGGTAGAAGTATCGAAAGGTCAGTATATTGCAAGAATGGATGCAGATGACTACTCTTTTCCCAATAGATTTATGATTCAAATGGATCTACTAGAAAAAGAAAATGTAGATTTAGTTTGTAGCAATATGATTGTAGAAACGGAAACGAATACATATTCAACTAATAGAAAAGATGAAATTGATGAAATACTGCTAAATTATTGTTGTATAGCACATAGTTCTGTTATTTTTAAAAAACAAGCTTTTCAAGAAGCCGGTGGATATCGAATGTTACAACCTGCTGAAGATTATGATCTATGGCTAAGGTTTTTATCACTACATAAGAAGATGAGACTAATTGAAGAAGACTTAGTTATCTATCGATATAGATCACAAGGTGTAAGTTCATCTAATGCATATGAACAAATGTTGATGACGGAGTACTGTAGACAGTTATATCAAGAACGTGTACTAAAAGGATATGATTCATGTTCGAAAGAATCTTATTTAATGTTTCTAAATAAACAAGGAATTAAAGGAGATATGAAGCAATATAATAAAGCATTTAATATGTACTTAAAAGGAACTAGTTATATTAAAAAAGGTAATCCTAAAGGTATTTGTTATTTATTGTTATCATTTAAAAAACCAAAAGTGCCAATACAATGTATTCATAGATACATAAAGAAGCGAATAAGGATAATAACCAATGTCTAG
- a CDS encoding phosphoglycerate kinase — protein sequence MDKKTIKDIEVAGKTVLVRVDFNIPRNKETGEITNDNRIVAALPTIKYLLEQGPKAVVLFSHLGKVKTEEDKAKNDLSVAAPRLAELLGKDVTFVNATRGEELESTVKNATDGQVILVQNTRYEAGESKNDPELGKYWASLGDVFVEDAFGSVHRAHASTAGIPAHLPSAAGFLVEKEIAYIGKAVNAPERPLVAILGGAKVSDKIAVIENLLKVADKVIVGGGMCYTFAKAMGHEVGTSLLEEDKVELAKSFVEKAEGKLILPIDSICSDKFGVDGDIKECGADVPAGYMGLDIGPKSIELFKKELEGAKTVIWNGPMGVFEMEPFAKGTVAVCEALANLEGANTIIGGGDSAAAVMQLGYADKVSHISTGGGASLEYMEGKTLPGIAAINDK from the coding sequence ATGGATAAAAAAACAATCAAAGATATTGAAGTTGCAGGGAAAACAGTATTAGTACGTGTTGACTTCAACATACCAAGAAACAAAGAAACTGGTGAAATCACAAACGATAATCGTATCGTTGCTGCATTACCAACTATTAAGTACTTATTAGAACAAGGGCCTAAAGCAGTAGTATTATTCTCTCACTTAGGGAAAGTAAAAACAGAAGAAGATAAAGCTAAAAATGATTTATCTGTAGCTGCTCCTAGATTAGCTGAATTATTAGGGAAAGATGTTACTTTTGTAAATGCTACAAGAGGAGAAGAATTAGAATCAACAGTGAAAAACGCTACTGATGGACAAGTTATCTTAGTGCAAAACACTCGTTATGAAGCTGGGGAAAGCAAAAATGATCCTGAATTAGGAAAATATTGGGCTTCTTTAGGAGATGTATTTGTGGAAGATGCATTTGGTTCAGTACATAGAGCACATGCTTCTACAGCTGGAATTCCTGCACATTTACCATCTGCAGCTGGATTCTTAGTAGAAAAAGAAATTGCTTATATTGGAAAAGCAGTAAATGCTCCTGAAAGACCATTAGTTGCTATTTTAGGTGGAGCGAAAGTTTCAGATAAAATTGCTGTTATTGAAAACTTATTAAAAGTTGCTGATAAAGTAATTGTTGGTGGAGGTATGTGTTATACTTTTGCTAAAGCAATGGGTCATGAAGTGGGAACATCTTTATTAGAAGAAGATAAAGTTGAATTAGCAAAATCTTTTGTTGAAAAAGCAGAAGGAAAATTAATTTTACCAATCGATTCTATTTGTTCAGATAAATTTGGTGTTGATGGAGATATTAAAGAATGCGGTGCAGATGTACCAGCAGGATATATGGGATTAGATATTGGTCCTAAATCTATTGAATTATTCAAAAAAGAATTAGAAGGTGCTAAAACTGTAATTTGGAATGGACCAATGGGTGTATTCGAAATGGAACCTTTTGCAAAAGGTACTGTAGCAGTATGTGAAGCATTAGCGAACTTAGAAGGTGCAAATACGATTATCGGTGGTGGAGATAGCGCTGCTGCAGTAATGCAACTTGGATATGCTGATAAAGTTTCTCACATCTCAACTGGTGGTGGAGCTTCATTAGAATATATGGAAGGGAAAACTCTTCCAGGTATCGCAGCTATTAATGACAAATAA
- the rplJ gene encoding 50S ribosomal protein L10: MSVEAISLKAEVVTEIAEKFNNSHSAVVVEYRGLSVADVTVLRRELRAEGVEFKVYKNKLMQRAAEQVGYEALNDQLVGPNAIAFGNDDAVAPARILANFAKDHEALIIKAGVMEGKVLSSDEVKEISSLPGRDGMYSMLLAMMKEPVAKVARVINAVAENKPADGTVVETTEEAA, translated from the coding sequence ATGTCAGTAGAAGCAATTAGTTTAAAAGCGGAAGTCGTTACTGAAATTGCTGAAAAATTTAACAATTCTCATTCTGCAGTAGTAGTTGAGTATCGTGGATTATCAGTAGCTGATGTAACAGTATTACGTAGAGAATTACGTGCTGAAGGCGTTGAATTTAAAGTTTACAAAAACAAACTTATGCAAAGAGCTGCAGAACAAGTTGGTTATGAAGCTTTAAACGATCAATTAGTTGGTCCTAACGCAATCGCATTCGGAAACGATGATGCTGTAGCTCCTGCCAGAATCTTAGCGAATTTCGCAAAAGATCACGAAGCTTTAATTATTAAAGCTGGTGTTATGGAAGGAAAAGTATTATCAAGCGATGAAGTAAAAGAAATTTCTAGCTTACCAGGTAGAGATGGAATGTACTCTATGTTACTTGCAATGATGAAAGAACCAGTTGCAAAAGTTGCTAGAGTTATTAATGCTGTTGCAGAAAACAAACCTGCAGACGGTACAGTTGTAGAAACAACAGAAGAAGCTGCTTAA
- the tpiA gene encoding triose-phosphate isomerase, which yields MRKPIIVGNWKMNKTIAETKAFVEAVDSSVSDSADWGIATPYLALQTAKSLASNLIVAAENCHFEESGAFTGEISTSMLKEIGVEWVILGHSERRQYFGETNATVNAKTLKVLDAGMTPIVCVGETLEEYEAGSTKDVCKTQTVAAFKDVCPKCIEKVVIAYEPVWAIGTGKTATNEIAQDVCAYIRGVVAELYGQEAADKVRIQYGGSVKPEGLKTLLEQPDIDGALVGGASLLEDSYIAMIENLG from the coding sequence ATGAGAAAACCAATCATTGTAGGAAATTGGAAAATGAATAAAACTATTGCTGAAACAAAAGCTTTTGTTGAAGCAGTAGATAGTAGTGTTAGCGATAGTGCAGATTGGGGTATTGCTACTCCATATTTAGCATTACAAACTGCTAAATCTTTAGCTAGTAACTTAATTGTTGCTGCTGAAAACTGTCACTTCGAAGAAAGTGGAGCTTTCACAGGAGAAATCAGTACTTCTATGTTAAAAGAAATCGGTGTGGAATGGGTAATCTTAGGACACTCTGAAAGAAGACAATATTTTGGAGAAACAAATGCTACTGTTAATGCAAAAACATTAAAAGTATTAGATGCTGGAATGACTCCAATTGTATGTGTTGGTGAAACATTAGAAGAATACGAAGCTGGAAGCACAAAAGATGTTTGTAAAACTCAAACAGTTGCTGCTTTCAAAGATGTATGTCCTAAATGTATCGAAAAAGTTGTTATTGCTTATGAACCAGTATGGGCAATCGGAACTGGTAAAACAGCTACGAATGAAATCGCTCAAGATGTATGTGCATACATCCGTGGTGTAGTTGCTGAATTATATGGTCAAGAAGCAGCTGATAAAGTAAGAATTCAATATGGTGGATCTGTAAAACCAGAAGGATTAAAAACTTTATTAGAACAACCAGATATTGATGGTGCTTTAGTTGGTGGAGCTTCTTTATTAGAAGATTCATACATTGCAATGATCGAAAACTTAGGTTAA
- a CDS encoding YitT family protein yields the protein MKELFTKKNLITFVAVVASSVMMASVTKTFTRPAGILSGGFMGIAMLADMLAEKLGFYFPTALGLVCLNLPVAIFCFKKISPRFVCFSLLHVACTSFMLEVVPSYPLMEEIMLNVIFGGFLYGISIVVVLKGNASTGGTDFIALYVSNKSGKEIWIQVFCFNALVLCIYGCIFGFELAGYSILFQFLVTKTISTFHIRYQRVMLHIFTKRKDEVVDAYVNNFRHGMTVLDGYGGYSKQEVTMLTAIVSSYEMDDVIEVLQKVDPALIVNVTKSQKYVGRFYMRPLD from the coding sequence ATGAAAGAGTTATTTACGAAAAAGAATTTAATTACGTTTGTAGCAGTAGTAGCATCAAGTGTTATGATGGCATCTGTGACAAAGACATTTACGAGACCAGCAGGTATTTTATCTGGTGGTTTTATGGGTATTGCGATGTTAGCTGATATGTTGGCAGAAAAGTTAGGATTTTATTTTCCTACTGCATTAGGATTGGTTTGTTTGAATTTACCTGTTGCAATATTTTGTTTTAAGAAGATTTCACCTCGGTTTGTTTGTTTTTCTTTGTTACATGTAGCATGTACTTCTTTTATGTTAGAAGTAGTACCTTCTTATCCTTTGATGGAAGAAATTATGTTAAATGTAATTTTTGGAGGGTTTTTATATGGTATTAGTATTGTTGTGGTTTTAAAAGGAAATGCTTCTACTGGAGGTACTGATTTTATAGCTTTATATGTTTCGAATAAGAGTGGAAAAGAAATATGGATACAAGTATTTTGTTTTAATGCTTTGGTTTTATGTATTTATGGATGTATCTTTGGTTTTGAATTAGCAGGATATTCTATTTTGTTTCAGTTTTTAGTAACGAAGACTATTTCTACTTTCCATATACGTTATCAACGTGTGATGTTACATATCTTTACGAAAAGAAAAGATGAAGTAGTTGATGCATATGTGAATAACTTCCGTCATGGAATGACGGTATTAGATGGTTATGGGGGATATTCAAAACAAGAGGTGACGATGTTAACAGCAATAGTTTCTAGTTATGAAATGGATGATGTTATTGAAGTATTGCAAAAAGTGGATCCAGCATTAATTGTGAATGTTACGAAGTCACAAAAGTATGTAGGAAGATTTTATATGAGACCACTAGATTAG
- a CDS encoding rhodanese-like domain-containing protein produces MKKIYSIIPTKLYAILEHNYQFIDLRSPSDYQRFHLKNFQNIPASSLLQQLPSLNTSLPIILLCYSGRVAKQYAPLLTSKGFEVYIVEGGINSVLYPIDEQLYF; encoded by the coding sequence ATGAAAAAAATATATTCCATCATTCCAACCAAATTATATGCTATTTTAGAGCATAATTATCAGTTTATCGACCTAAGAAGCCCATCCGATTACCAACGCTTTCATTTAAAGAACTTTCAAAACATCCCTGCTTCTTCTCTTTTACAACAATTACCCTCTCTAAATACATCTCTTCCCATCATTTTACTTTGTTATAGTGGGCGTGTTGCTAAGCAATACGCACCCCTACTTACAAGTAAAGGATTTGAAGTTTATATCGTAGAGGGAGGAATAAATAGTGTCCTTTATCCTATTGATGAACAATTGTACTTTTAA
- the rplA gene encoding 50S ribosomal protein L1, which translates to MAKKSKRYLAAAELIDATNAYSIEEAVALVKKTSTTKFDASVDVAFRLGLNTKHADQQLRGALVLPHGTGKSKKVLVVTEGAKAAEATAAGADVVGGKEILEDIKKGWLDFEVMIATPDMMAELGKLGRILGPKGLMPNPKTGTVTMDVAKAVAETKAGKVTYRTDKEGNIHLTIGRASFEDAKLVENFQTVYDLLVKIKPSTAKGVYMKNVVITSSMGPSVKVAA; encoded by the coding sequence ATGGCTAAAAAAAGTAAAAGATATTTAGCAGCTGCCGAGTTAATTGATGCTACTAATGCATATTCAATTGAAGAAGCTGTTGCTTTAGTTAAGAAAACAAGTACTACTAAATTTGATGCTAGTGTTGATGTTGCTTTCCGTTTAGGATTAAATACAAAACATGCTGATCAACAATTAAGAGGTGCTTTAGTATTACCACATGGTACAGGTAAATCTAAAAAGGTTTTAGTTGTAACAGAAGGTGCAAAAGCTGCTGAAGCTACTGCTGCTGGTGCAGATGTAGTTGGTGGTAAAGAAATTTTAGAAGACATCAAAAAAGGATGGTTAGATTTTGAAGTAATGATCGCTACTCCAGATATGATGGCTGAATTAGGGAAATTAGGACGTATTCTTGGACCTAAAGGTTTAATGCCAAACCCTAAAACTGGAACTGTAACTATGGATGTTGCTAAAGCTGTTGCTGAAACAAAAGCTGGTAAAGTAACTTATAGAACAGATAAAGAAGGAAATATTCATTTAACTATTGGACGTGCTTCATTTGAAGATGCCAAATTAGTAGAAAACTTCCAAACTGTATATGATTTATTAGTAAAAATCAAACCATCTACAGCAAAAGGTGTTTATATGAAAAACGTTGTGATCACATCTTCAATGGGACCAAGCGTAAAAGTAGCTGCTTAA
- a CDS encoding lipopolysaccharide biosynthesis protein: MSRTKNSIKNITISILSKSGTHISSFIYRTIFIYTLSVEYLGISGLFTNILSFLSLVELGIGSAIVYCLYQPIAIGDNEKIKSYVKLYKQIYFMIGVIILVIGSLLTPYLSFFVTELPNIEGIQRIYLLYLLNFGISYFFLYATTIINAHQKSYITALIKDGALITVTIIQCIVLLLTKDYQLVLVLQLLSTIFMGILMTRVANHMYPYLKEKEVQPLELKEKQNIKKNVLALIHHQIASVIVFCTDNLLISKLVGIIAVGLYSNYIMITSVLSGFIAIITTSITASIGNLGVDSKVEHQLCTFYEVFLFYALLGGSMSICLYVLFQDFIVLWIGQSYLLSTVAVGIIVLNFYLTLMRKACLLVHDTNGLFWYSRYKPVVESIVNLVMSIVLAKYYGIVGILIGTTISTVTVCFWVEPYIIYKYVFKVSVITYFKKYFLHTIKMVGLLMIILFITNMFDTALFFTFIMKMITCTILIPIGVFVLFNRDEDFKRLKKRFIKNKMF, from the coding sequence ATGTCTAGAACTAAAAACTCTATCAAGAATATAACTATCTCTATATTATCAAAATCAGGAACACATATCTCTTCTTTTATCTACCGTACTATCTTTATCTATACACTATCTGTAGAATACTTAGGTATTAGTGGATTATTCACAAATATATTATCTTTCCTATCCCTAGTAGAACTAGGGATAGGATCAGCTATCGTATATTGTCTTTATCAACCTATTGCTATAGGTGATAATGAGAAAATAAAGTCTTATGTTAAGCTATATAAACAAATATACTTTATGATAGGGGTTATTATTTTAGTAATAGGATCTTTATTAACACCTTATCTAAGTTTCTTTGTAACAGAATTACCTAATATAGAAGGAATACAACGAATCTATCTTTTATACTTACTTAACTTTGGAATATCTTATTTCTTCTTATATGCAACCACTATTATTAATGCTCATCAAAAAAGCTATATTACTGCATTAATAAAAGATGGTGCATTAATAACGGTAACGATAATTCAATGTATTGTCTTACTACTAACAAAAGACTATCAACTTGTCTTAGTATTACAACTACTATCTACCATATTCATGGGTATCCTAATGACAAGGGTAGCTAATCATATGTATCCTTACTTAAAAGAAAAAGAAGTACAACCATTAGAATTAAAAGAAAAACAAAATATCAAGAAAAACGTATTAGCTCTTATTCATCACCAAATAGCAAGTGTTATTGTCTTTTGTACGGATAACTTATTAATTAGTAAATTAGTTGGTATTATAGCAGTAGGCTTATATTCTAACTATATTATGATTACTTCTGTATTAAGTGGTTTTATTGCGATTATAACGACAAGTATTACAGCAAGTATTGGTAACTTAGGAGTAGATAGTAAAGTAGAACATCAGTTATGTACTTTTTATGAAGTGTTTTTATTCTATGCTTTGTTAGGTGGATCAATGAGTATTTGTTTATATGTTCTATTTCAAGATTTTATTGTATTATGGATAGGACAAAGCTATTTATTATCAACGGTAGCGGTAGGTATTATCGTACTTAATTTCTATTTAACATTAATGCGTAAAGCTTGTTTGTTAGTACATGATACAAATGGTTTGTTTTGGTATAGTAGATATAAACCAGTAGTAGAGTCTATTGTTAATTTAGTGATGTCTATTGTATTAGCGAAGTATTATGGTATTGTTGGTATATTAATAGGAACTACTATTAGTACCGTAACTGTATGCTTTTGGGTAGAACCATATATTATTTATAAATACGTCTTTAAAGTAAGTGTTATCACTTACTTTAAAAAGTATTTCTTACATACGATAAAGATGGTTGGTTTATTGATGATTATTTTATTTATTACAAATATGTTTGATACAGCCTTATTTTTTACATTTATTATGAAGATGATAACATGTACTATTCTTATTCCTATTGGAGTGTTTGTATTGTTTAATAGGGATGAAGATTTTAAGAGATTGAAGAAAAGATTTATTAAAAATAAAATGTTCTAA
- the rplL gene encoding 50S ribosomal protein L7/L12, whose product MAKLTHEDILAYLEESTILELNELVKAIEEKFDVTAAAPVAVAAADTGAAAGPTEVTVTLTEAGATKVAVIKAVREITGLGLVDAKGIVDKAPSAIKENISPELAAEIKEKLEAAGASVEVK is encoded by the coding sequence ATGGCAAAATTAACACATGAAGATATTTTAGCATATTTAGAAGAATCAACAATCTTAGAATTAAATGAATTAGTGAAAGCAATCGAAGAAAAATTCGATGTAACTGCTGCTGCACCAGTTGCTGTAGCTGCTGCTGATACAGGAGCTGCTGCTGGACCTACTGAAGTAACTGTTACTTTAACAGAAGCTGGAGCAACTAAAGTTGCTGTAATCAAAGCAGTTAGAGAAATCACTGGTTTAGGTTTAGTAGATGCAAAAGGTATCGTTGATAAAGCACCAAGTGCAATCAAAGAAAACATTTCACCAGAATTAGCTGCTGAAATCAAAGAAAAATTAGAAGCTGCTGGAGCTTCAGTAGAAGTTAAATAA
- a CDS encoding class I SAM-dependent methyltransferase → MKHYYTDNTDLESKPTSFTFQYKDKEIKFTSDIGVFSKTMIDYGSRVLLDAFELKNENASILDVGCGYGTFGISLKVLYPQLTVTMVDVNDRALSLCQNNAIDNDVQATIFKSFIYQEVTNSYDYILTNPPIRAGKEVVHEILEKSINHLNEDGELWVVIQKKQGAPSAMKKMEEVFGNCKIIKKDKGYNILCSKKSSNM, encoded by the coding sequence ATGAAACATTACTATACAGATAATACAGACCTAGAAAGTAAACCTACAAGTTTTACTTTCCAATATAAGGATAAAGAAATAAAATTTACTAGTGATATTGGTGTTTTTTCTAAAACAATGATTGATTATGGTTCAAGAGTCTTATTAGATGCTTTTGAATTAAAAAATGAGAATGCTAGTATATTAGATGTTGGTTGTGGCTATGGAACATTTGGTATTAGTTTAAAAGTATTATATCCACAACTAACTGTTACGATGGTGGATGTTAATGATCGGGCTTTATCTTTATGCCAAAACAATGCAATTGATAATGATGTTCAAGCAACCATTTTTAAAAGTTTTATTTATCAAGAAGTAACGAATAGTTATGACTATATTTTAACCAATCCACCAATTCGTGCTGGTAAAGAAGTAGTTCATGAGATATTAGAAAAATCAATAAACCATTTAAATGAGGATGGAGAACTTTGGGTAGTTATTCAAAAGAAACAAGGAGCACCATCAGCTATGAAGAAAATGGAAGAAGTATTTGGTAATTGTAAAATAATTAAAAAAGATAAAGGATATAACATACTATGTTCTAAAAAAAGCAGTAATATGTAA